In one window of Rhinopithecus roxellana isolate Shanxi Qingling chromosome 15, ASM756505v1, whole genome shotgun sequence DNA:
- the LOC115893579 gene encoding N-terminal kinase-like protein isoform X5: protein MFSSTDRAMRIRLLQQMEQFIQYLDEPTVNTQIFPHVVHGFLDTNPAIREQTVKSMLLLAPKLNKANLNVELMKHFARLQAKDEQGPIRCNTTVCLGKIGSYLSASTRHRVLTSAFSRATKDPFAPSRVAGVLGFAATHNLYSMNDCAHKILPVLCGLTVDPEKSVRDQAFKAIRSFLSKLESVSEDPTQLEEVEKDVHAASSPGMGGAAASWAGWAVTGVSSLTSKLMRVHPTTAPTETNIPQRPTPEGVPAPAPTPVPATPTTSGHWETQEEDKDTAEDSSAADRWDDEDWGSLEQEAESVLAQQDDWSTGGQVSRASQVSNSDHKSSKSPESDWSSWEAEGSWEQGWQEPSSQEPPLEGQAKAELARKKREERRREMEAKRAERKAAKGPMKLGARKLD, encoded by the exons ATGTTCTCGTCCACTGACCGGGCCATGCGCATCCGCCTCCTGCAGCAG ATGGAGCAGTTCATCCAGTACCTTGATGAGCCAACGGTCAACACCCAGATCTTCCCCCACGTCGTACATGGCTTTCTGGACACCAACCCTGCCATCCGGGAGCAGACGGTCAAG TCCATGCTACTTCTGGCCCCGAAGCTGAACAAGGCCAACCTCAATGTGGAGCTGATGAAGCACTTTGCACGGCTACAGGCCAAGGATGAACAGGGTCCCATCCGCTGCAACACCACAGTCTGCCTGGGCAAAATCGGCTCCTACCTCAGTGCCAGC ACCAGACACAGGGTCCTTACCTCCGCCTTCAGCCGAGCCACTAAGGACCCGTTTGCACCGTCCCGGGTTGCGGGTGTCCTGGGCTTTGCTGCCACCCACAATCTCTACTCAATGAACGACTGTGCCCACAAGATCCTGCCTGTGCTCTGCGGTCTCACTGTAGATCCTGAGAAATCTGTGCGGGACCAG GCCTTCAAGGCCATTCGGAGCTTCCTGTCCAAACTGGAGTCTGTGTCGGAGGACCCGACCCAGCTGGAGGAAGTGG AGAAGGATGTCCATGCAGCCTCCAGCCCTGGCATGGGAGGAGCCGCAGCCAGCTGGGCAGGCTGGGCCGTGACCGGGGTCTCCTCGCTCACCTCCAAGCTGATGCGTGTGCACCCCACCACTGCCCCCACAGAGACCAACATTCCCCAAAGACCCACACCTGAAG GAGTTCCTGCCCCGGCTCCCACCCCTGTTCCTGCCACCCCTACAACCTCAGGCCACTGGGAGACGCAGGAAGAGGACAAGGACACAGCAGAGGACAGCAGCGCTGCTGACAGATGGGACGACGAAGACTGGGGCAGCCTGGAG CAGGAGGCCGAGTCCGTGCTGGCCCAGCAGGACGACTGGAGCACTGGGGGCCAAGTGAGCCGTGCTAGTCAG GTCAGCAACTCCGACCACAAATCCTCCAAATCCCCAGAGTCCGACTGGAGCAGCTGGGAAGCTGAGGGCTCCTGGGAACAGGGCTGGCAGGAGCCAAGCTCCCAGGAGCCACCTCTCGAGG GACAGGCCAAGGCTGAGCTGGCCCGGAAGAAGCGCGAGGAGCGGCGGCGGGAGATGGAAGCCAAACGCGCTGAGAGGAAGGCGGCCAAGGGCCCCATGAAGCTGGGAGCCCGGAAGCTGGACTGA
- the LOC115893579 gene encoding N-terminal kinase-like protein isoform X2, producing MFSSTDRAMRIRLLQQMEQFIQYLDEPTVNTQIFPHVVHGFLDTNPAIREQTVKSMLLLAPKLNKANLNVELMKHFARLQAKDEQGPIRCNTTVCLGKIGSYLSASTRHRVLTSAFSRATKDPFAPSRVAGVLGFAATHNLYSMNDCAHKILPVLCGLTVDPEKSVRDQAFKAIRSFLSKLESVSEDPTQLEEVEKDVHAASSPGMGGAAASWAGWAVTGVSSLTSKLMRVHPTTAPTETNIPQRPTPEGVPAPAPTPVPATPTTSGHWETQEEDKDTAEDSSAADRWDDEDWGSLEEAESVLAQQDDWSTGGQVSRASQVSNSDHKSSKSPESDWSSWEAEGSWEQGWQEPSSQEPPLEGTRLASEYNWGGPESSDKGDPFATLSARPSTQPRRDSWGEDNWEGLETESRQAKAELARKKREERRREMEAKRAERKAAKGPMKLGARKLD from the exons ATGTTCTCGTCCACTGACCGGGCCATGCGCATCCGCCTCCTGCAGCAG ATGGAGCAGTTCATCCAGTACCTTGATGAGCCAACGGTCAACACCCAGATCTTCCCCCACGTCGTACATGGCTTTCTGGACACCAACCCTGCCATCCGGGAGCAGACGGTCAAG TCCATGCTACTTCTGGCCCCGAAGCTGAACAAGGCCAACCTCAATGTGGAGCTGATGAAGCACTTTGCACGGCTACAGGCCAAGGATGAACAGGGTCCCATCCGCTGCAACACCACAGTCTGCCTGGGCAAAATCGGCTCCTACCTCAGTGCCAGC ACCAGACACAGGGTCCTTACCTCCGCCTTCAGCCGAGCCACTAAGGACCCGTTTGCACCGTCCCGGGTTGCGGGTGTCCTGGGCTTTGCTGCCACCCACAATCTCTACTCAATGAACGACTGTGCCCACAAGATCCTGCCTGTGCTCTGCGGTCTCACTGTAGATCCTGAGAAATCTGTGCGGGACCAG GCCTTCAAGGCCATTCGGAGCTTCCTGTCCAAACTGGAGTCTGTGTCGGAGGACCCGACCCAGCTGGAGGAAGTGG AGAAGGATGTCCATGCAGCCTCCAGCCCTGGCATGGGAGGAGCCGCAGCCAGCTGGGCAGGCTGGGCCGTGACCGGGGTCTCCTCGCTCACCTCCAAGCTGATGCGTGTGCACCCCACCACTGCCCCCACAGAGACCAACATTCCCCAAAGACCCACACCTGAAG GAGTTCCTGCCCCGGCTCCCACCCCTGTTCCTGCCACCCCTACAACCTCAGGCCACTGGGAGACGCAGGAAGAGGACAAGGACACAGCAGAGGACAGCAGCGCTGCTGACAGATGGGACGACGAAGACTGGGGCAGCCTGGAG GAGGCCGAGTCCGTGCTGGCCCAGCAGGACGACTGGAGCACTGGGGGCCAAGTGAGCCGTGCTAGTCAG GTCAGCAACTCCGACCACAAATCCTCCAAATCCCCAGAGTCCGACTGGAGCAGCTGGGAAGCTGAGGGCTCCTGGGAACAGGGCTGGCAGGAGCCAAGCTCCCAGGAGCCACCTCTCGAGGGTACGCGGCTGGCCAGCGAGTATAACTGGGGTGGCCCAGAGTCCAGCGACAAGGGTGACCCCTTCGCTACCCTGTCTGCACGTCCCAGCACTCAG CCTAGGAGGGACTCCTGGGGTGAGGACAACTGGGAAGGCCTGGAGACAGAGAGTC GACAGGCCAAGGCTGAGCTGGCCCGGAAGAAGCGCGAGGAGCGGCGGCGGGAGATGGAAGCCAAACGCGCTGAGAGGAAGGCGGCCAAGGGCCCCATGAAGCTGGGAGCCCGGAAGCTGGACTGA
- the LOC115893579 gene encoding N-terminal kinase-like protein isoform X4 codes for MFSSTDRAMRIRLLQQMEQFIQYLDEPTVNTQIFPHVVHGFLDTNPAIREQTVKSMLLLAPKLNKANLNVELMKHFARLQAKDEQGPIRCNTTVCLGKIGSYLSASTRHRVLTSAFSRATKDPFAPSRVAGVLGFAATHNLYSMNDCAHKILPVLCGLTVDPEKSVRDQAFKAIRSFLSKLESVSEDPTQLEEVEKDVHAASSPGMGGAAASWAGWAVTGVSSLTSKLMRVHPTTAPTETNIPQRPTPEGVPAPAPTPVPATPTTSGHWETQEEDKDTAEDSSAADRWDDEDWGSLEEAESVLAQQDDWSTGGQVSRASQVSNSDHKSSKSPESDWSSWEAEGSWEQGWQEPSSQEPPLEGTRLASEYNWGGPESSDKGDPFATLSARPSTQDRPRLSWPGRSARSGGGRWKPNALRGRRPRAP; via the exons ATGTTCTCGTCCACTGACCGGGCCATGCGCATCCGCCTCCTGCAGCAG ATGGAGCAGTTCATCCAGTACCTTGATGAGCCAACGGTCAACACCCAGATCTTCCCCCACGTCGTACATGGCTTTCTGGACACCAACCCTGCCATCCGGGAGCAGACGGTCAAG TCCATGCTACTTCTGGCCCCGAAGCTGAACAAGGCCAACCTCAATGTGGAGCTGATGAAGCACTTTGCACGGCTACAGGCCAAGGATGAACAGGGTCCCATCCGCTGCAACACCACAGTCTGCCTGGGCAAAATCGGCTCCTACCTCAGTGCCAGC ACCAGACACAGGGTCCTTACCTCCGCCTTCAGCCGAGCCACTAAGGACCCGTTTGCACCGTCCCGGGTTGCGGGTGTCCTGGGCTTTGCTGCCACCCACAATCTCTACTCAATGAACGACTGTGCCCACAAGATCCTGCCTGTGCTCTGCGGTCTCACTGTAGATCCTGAGAAATCTGTGCGGGACCAG GCCTTCAAGGCCATTCGGAGCTTCCTGTCCAAACTGGAGTCTGTGTCGGAGGACCCGACCCAGCTGGAGGAAGTGG AGAAGGATGTCCATGCAGCCTCCAGCCCTGGCATGGGAGGAGCCGCAGCCAGCTGGGCAGGCTGGGCCGTGACCGGGGTCTCCTCGCTCACCTCCAAGCTGATGCGTGTGCACCCCACCACTGCCCCCACAGAGACCAACATTCCCCAAAGACCCACACCTGAAG GAGTTCCTGCCCCGGCTCCCACCCCTGTTCCTGCCACCCCTACAACCTCAGGCCACTGGGAGACGCAGGAAGAGGACAAGGACACAGCAGAGGACAGCAGCGCTGCTGACAGATGGGACGACGAAGACTGGGGCAGCCTGGAG GAGGCCGAGTCCGTGCTGGCCCAGCAGGACGACTGGAGCACTGGGGGCCAAGTGAGCCGTGCTAGTCAG GTCAGCAACTCCGACCACAAATCCTCCAAATCCCCAGAGTCCGACTGGAGCAGCTGGGAAGCTGAGGGCTCCTGGGAACAGGGCTGGCAGGAGCCAAGCTCCCAGGAGCCACCTCTCGAGGGTACGCGGCTGGCCAGCGAGTATAACTGGGGTGGCCCAGAGTCCAGCGACAAGGGTGACCCCTTCGCTACCCTGTCTGCACGTCCCAGCACTCAG GACAGGCCAAGGCTGAGCTGGCCCGGAAGAAGCGCGAGGAGCGGCGGCGGGAGATGGAAGCCAAACGCGCTGAGAGGAAGGCGGCCAAGGGCCCCATGA
- the LOC115893579 gene encoding N-terminal kinase-like protein isoform X1: MFSSTDRAMRIRLLQQMEQFIQYLDEPTVNTQIFPHVVHGFLDTNPAIREQTVKSMLLLAPKLNKANLNVELMKHFARLQAKDEQGPIRCNTTVCLGKIGSYLSASTRHRVLTSAFSRATKDPFAPSRVAGVLGFAATHNLYSMNDCAHKILPVLCGLTVDPEKSVRDQAFKAIRSFLSKLESVSEDPTQLEEVEKDVHAASSPGMGGAAASWAGWAVTGVSSLTSKLMRVHPTTAPTETNIPQRPTPEGVPAPAPTPVPATPTTSGHWETQEEDKDTAEDSSAADRWDDEDWGSLEQEAESVLAQQDDWSTGGQVSRASQVSNSDHKSSKSPESDWSSWEAEGSWEQGWQEPSSQEPPLEGTRLASEYNWGGPESSDKGDPFATLSARPSTQPRRDSWGEDNWEGLETESRQAKAELARKKREERRREMEAKRAERKAAKGPMKLGARKLD, translated from the exons ATGTTCTCGTCCACTGACCGGGCCATGCGCATCCGCCTCCTGCAGCAG ATGGAGCAGTTCATCCAGTACCTTGATGAGCCAACGGTCAACACCCAGATCTTCCCCCACGTCGTACATGGCTTTCTGGACACCAACCCTGCCATCCGGGAGCAGACGGTCAAG TCCATGCTACTTCTGGCCCCGAAGCTGAACAAGGCCAACCTCAATGTGGAGCTGATGAAGCACTTTGCACGGCTACAGGCCAAGGATGAACAGGGTCCCATCCGCTGCAACACCACAGTCTGCCTGGGCAAAATCGGCTCCTACCTCAGTGCCAGC ACCAGACACAGGGTCCTTACCTCCGCCTTCAGCCGAGCCACTAAGGACCCGTTTGCACCGTCCCGGGTTGCGGGTGTCCTGGGCTTTGCTGCCACCCACAATCTCTACTCAATGAACGACTGTGCCCACAAGATCCTGCCTGTGCTCTGCGGTCTCACTGTAGATCCTGAGAAATCTGTGCGGGACCAG GCCTTCAAGGCCATTCGGAGCTTCCTGTCCAAACTGGAGTCTGTGTCGGAGGACCCGACCCAGCTGGAGGAAGTGG AGAAGGATGTCCATGCAGCCTCCAGCCCTGGCATGGGAGGAGCCGCAGCCAGCTGGGCAGGCTGGGCCGTGACCGGGGTCTCCTCGCTCACCTCCAAGCTGATGCGTGTGCACCCCACCACTGCCCCCACAGAGACCAACATTCCCCAAAGACCCACACCTGAAG GAGTTCCTGCCCCGGCTCCCACCCCTGTTCCTGCCACCCCTACAACCTCAGGCCACTGGGAGACGCAGGAAGAGGACAAGGACACAGCAGAGGACAGCAGCGCTGCTGACAGATGGGACGACGAAGACTGGGGCAGCCTGGAG CAGGAGGCCGAGTCCGTGCTGGCCCAGCAGGACGACTGGAGCACTGGGGGCCAAGTGAGCCGTGCTAGTCAG GTCAGCAACTCCGACCACAAATCCTCCAAATCCCCAGAGTCCGACTGGAGCAGCTGGGAAGCTGAGGGCTCCTGGGAACAGGGCTGGCAGGAGCCAAGCTCCCAGGAGCCACCTCTCGAGGGTACGCGGCTGGCCAGCGAGTATAACTGGGGTGGCCCAGAGTCCAGCGACAAGGGTGACCCCTTCGCTACCCTGTCTGCACGTCCCAGCACTCAG CCTAGGAGGGACTCCTGGGGTGAGGACAACTGGGAAGGCCTGGAGACAGAGAGTC GACAGGCCAAGGCTGAGCTGGCCCGGAAGAAGCGCGAGGAGCGGCGGCGGGAGATGGAAGCCAAACGCGCTGAGAGGAAGGCGGCCAAGGGCCCCATGAAGCTGGGAGCCCGGAAGCTGGACTGA
- the LOC115893579 gene encoding N-terminal kinase-like protein isoform X3: MFSSTDRAMRIRLLQQMEQFIQYLDEPTVNTQIFPHVVHGFLDTNPAIREQTVKSMLLLAPKLNKANLNVELMKHFARLQAKDEQGPIRCNTTVCLGKIGSYLSASTRHRVLTSAFSRATKDPFAPSRVAGVLGFAATHNLYSMNDCAHKILPVLCGLTVDPEKSVRDQAFKAIRSFLSKLESVSEDPTQLEEVEKDVHAASSPGMGGAAASWAGWAVTGVSSLTSKLMRVHPTTAPTETNIPQRPTPEGVPAPAPTPVPATPTTSGHWETQEEDKDTAEDSSAADRWDDEDWGSLEQEAESVLAQQDDWSTGGQVSRASQVSNSDHKSSKSPESDWSSWEAEGSWEQGWQEPSSQEPPLEGTRLASEYNWGGPESSDKGDPFATLSARPSTQDRPRLSWPGRSARSGGGRWKPNALRGRRPRAP, from the exons ATGTTCTCGTCCACTGACCGGGCCATGCGCATCCGCCTCCTGCAGCAG ATGGAGCAGTTCATCCAGTACCTTGATGAGCCAACGGTCAACACCCAGATCTTCCCCCACGTCGTACATGGCTTTCTGGACACCAACCCTGCCATCCGGGAGCAGACGGTCAAG TCCATGCTACTTCTGGCCCCGAAGCTGAACAAGGCCAACCTCAATGTGGAGCTGATGAAGCACTTTGCACGGCTACAGGCCAAGGATGAACAGGGTCCCATCCGCTGCAACACCACAGTCTGCCTGGGCAAAATCGGCTCCTACCTCAGTGCCAGC ACCAGACACAGGGTCCTTACCTCCGCCTTCAGCCGAGCCACTAAGGACCCGTTTGCACCGTCCCGGGTTGCGGGTGTCCTGGGCTTTGCTGCCACCCACAATCTCTACTCAATGAACGACTGTGCCCACAAGATCCTGCCTGTGCTCTGCGGTCTCACTGTAGATCCTGAGAAATCTGTGCGGGACCAG GCCTTCAAGGCCATTCGGAGCTTCCTGTCCAAACTGGAGTCTGTGTCGGAGGACCCGACCCAGCTGGAGGAAGTGG AGAAGGATGTCCATGCAGCCTCCAGCCCTGGCATGGGAGGAGCCGCAGCCAGCTGGGCAGGCTGGGCCGTGACCGGGGTCTCCTCGCTCACCTCCAAGCTGATGCGTGTGCACCCCACCACTGCCCCCACAGAGACCAACATTCCCCAAAGACCCACACCTGAAG GAGTTCCTGCCCCGGCTCCCACCCCTGTTCCTGCCACCCCTACAACCTCAGGCCACTGGGAGACGCAGGAAGAGGACAAGGACACAGCAGAGGACAGCAGCGCTGCTGACAGATGGGACGACGAAGACTGGGGCAGCCTGGAG CAGGAGGCCGAGTCCGTGCTGGCCCAGCAGGACGACTGGAGCACTGGGGGCCAAGTGAGCCGTGCTAGTCAG GTCAGCAACTCCGACCACAAATCCTCCAAATCCCCAGAGTCCGACTGGAGCAGCTGGGAAGCTGAGGGCTCCTGGGAACAGGGCTGGCAGGAGCCAAGCTCCCAGGAGCCACCTCTCGAGGGTACGCGGCTGGCCAGCGAGTATAACTGGGGTGGCCCAGAGTCCAGCGACAAGGGTGACCCCTTCGCTACCCTGTCTGCACGTCCCAGCACTCAG GACAGGCCAAGGCTGAGCTGGCCCGGAAGAAGCGCGAGGAGCGGCGGCGGGAGATGGAAGCCAAACGCGCTGAGAGGAAGGCGGCCAAGGGCCCCATGA